DNA from Rubripirellula lacrimiformis:
CGCCCGAGAGTGCGCGGACGACGTTTTTGCACCACCGCGGCGAATTCACACAGCCCACCGAAGAGGTTGGACCGAGGTTGCCGGAGGCGCTGCTGGAAAGCACCGACACCGTTCCGACCAACCGGTTGGAATTCGCCCGATGGCTGGTTTCGCCGCACAATCCGCTGACCGCACGCGTCGTTGCCAACCGCCAATGGGCAGCGTTCTTTGGCGTCGGAATCGTCAGCACAACCGACGACTTGGGGATGCAGGGCGAATCGCCCAGCCATCCCAGGTTGCTGGACTATCTGGCCGTCCACTTCATGGAAAATGGATGGTCGATCAAAAATTTGCATCGGCTGATCGTGACCAGCGAAACCTACCAACAGAGTGCTGTGACGGCCGACGCGGATACCGCCGACGCCGTGGTCCGAGGGGACGATCGATTGCTGGGTCGTTTTCCGCGACGTCGCCTGGAAGCCGAAATCATTCGCGACGCATCCCTGGCCGCGTCCGGACTGCTGAACGACCAGATGTTCGGTCCTCCCGTCCGACCGCCGCAGCCCGAAAGTGCGGTATCGGCGAACTACAGCAAGTCGAAATGGACCGCCAGCCCCGGTGCCGATCGGTTTCGACGCAGCGTCTACACCTACCAAAAACGCACGGCGCCGTTCGAAATGTTCATGACCTTTGACGGCACATCGGGCGAATCCTGTGTGGCCAAACGCGACGTTTCCAACACGCCGCTGCAGGCGTTGACGTTGATGAATGACCCGATGTTCGTCGAGATCGCTGAATCCTATGGTAAACGCATGGCGGCCATGCAACCGGATGCCGAAACGCCACCGGCACAGTCCATCGCAACGGGTTTCCGTTGGTTGATGACACGCCCACCAACCGCGAACGAACTAGAACTTCTTTCTCAGTTTCATGCCCAGCATGGCGACTGGACCGCGACCGCGCGAGTGCTGTTGTGCATCGACGAAGCCATCAACCAGAACTAACCCAGCGTTCGTTTCCCGAATCCTCCGGACCGTCGCAGTGATGGCCCACGACGATGTTTCGCGTCTTCCCATCTTCGCCACCTAACTACGCCGTTGGTCGTTCATCACCATGTCATATCCACCGCACATCACCGAACGGTCGCGTCGCTACTTCCTGGGTCAATGTGGAATCGGCTTGGGCAAAATGGCCGCCGCCGGTCTGCTGACGGGATCGCTTGGCGGCGCCGGTGCGGCTCGCGCAGCAACCGAAGCCCGCGCTTCTAGTCAAGCGGGTGATCCGCCCACGCCAAGCAACGCACTGACATCGCGGCAGCCCCATTTTGCGCCGCGTGCCAAGGCGGTGATTCACCTGTTCATGGCAGGTGCACCAAGCCAGTTGGAACTGTTCGATCCCAAGCCGACGCTAAGCCAGCTAGAAGGCAAACCCTTGCCACCGTCGGTCATCGGCAACCAACGCTATGCGTTTATCCAGCCGGACGCCGCCGTCCTAGGTCCCCAGTTTTCGTTTGACCAATATGGTGACAGCGGCGCGGTCTTGGGCCAACCGATGGCAGCTTTGGGCAAAGTCGCAGACGAAATCTGTTTCATCCGATCGTGCACGACCGACCAATTCAATCACGCCCCAGCTCAGATCTTTTTCAACACCGGATTCTCGCAGCCGGGTCGGCCCTGCTTGGGATCCTGGACTTTGTATGGGTTGGGATCGGAAACCCAGGACCTACCCGCATTTGTCGTGTTAAGCACCGGTGCCGGCGTCAGTGGTGGCACCGCGCTGTGGTCCAGCGGATTCATGCCCACGCTGTACACCGGAGTGCCATTTCGCAGCGGACGCGATCCAATTCTGAACGTGGCCACACCGGATAAGTTCACCGGCAAACTGCAACACGACACGTTCGATGTCATCAACCAATTGAACGCCCAACGGCTCTCCCGCGTCGGCGACCCGGAAATTGCCACTCGAATGGCCTCGTACGAGATGGCGGCGCGGCTTCAAACGACGGCACCGGAATTGATGAACCTGGGCAGCGAGTCCCAAGAGACGCTGGATCTGTATGGCTGCCAACCCGAGAAACCATCCTTTGCTCGAGCCTGTTTGCTGGCCCGTCGGATGGTCCAACGTGGCGTTCGGTTCATCAACATCTATCATTCCGGATGGGACGCGCACAGCAACGTCAAAGGCAATTCGGAATCCAACTGCAAACAGACAGTGCAGGCGACCGCGGGATTGATCCAAGACCTTAAACGCCACGGGTTGCTGGACGAAACGCTGGTGATCTGGGGAGGCGAGTTTGGCCGCACGCCAATGGTCGAAACGAACCCGTCGCTGGGACGGTTGGCCGGACGCGACCACCACCCGCAAGCGTTCACGATGTGGATGGCCGGAGGCGGTGTCAAACGAGGCACCACCTACGGCGCGACCGACGAATTCGGATTCCACATCACGGAAAACCCGGTCCACGTCCACGACATCCAAGCCACCATCATGCATTTGCTAGGCTTCGATCACGAACGACTGACCTACCACCATGCAGGCCGCGACTTCCGATTGACCGACGTCCACGGCCGAGTCGTCCACGACCTGATCGCCTGATACGCAGTTCAGCCAGGAAATTCGTTAACCGACGCTGTGAATCATCCCGTGCCGGAGTCGTCAAAGGTTGGTTGATTGGGTGAGTGAGCCGTGATCACGCGAGCGGCCGGGAATTCCCCGAATGCCCGTGGCCCCCCCATTCCGGCAATGATTGACGCGTATTGCTTACGCCAAGACGTCCTTCACCACTTGGCCGTGGACGTCGGTTAGCCGATAGTGCCGGCCTTGGAACTTGTAGGTTAGCTTTTCGTGATCGATCCCCAATTGGTGCAGCATGGTCGCATGCAGATCGTGGACACTGACTGGATTCTGCGTGATGTTGTAGGAATAGTCGTCCGTTTCACCGTAGGTCATTCCTCCTTGGACGCCACCGCCGGCCATCCACATCGTGAAGCAGCGTGGATGGTGATCACGGCCGTAGGTTGCTTTGCCCAGTTCGCCCTGGCAGTACACCGTCCGGCCAAACTCGCCCCCCCAAACCACCAGTGTTTCGTCCAGCAGCCCCCGTTGTTTCAGATCCGTGATCAGCCCTGCGGATGCTTGATCGGTTTCGCGGCAACGGGATCGAAGCTGTTTCACCAGCCCATTGTGAGTGTCCCATCCGCGATGGAACAGTTGCACGAACCGAACACCACGCTCTGACAGCCGACGCGCAAGCAAGACGTTGTAGGCATAGGTTCCCGGTTTGCGAGCGTCTTCGCCATACAGCCGAAACGTATGCTCGGATTCGCCCGATACATCGGTCAACTCGGGCACCGATGTCTGCATCCGAAACGCCATCTCGTACTGAGCGATGCGAGTCTGGATCTCGGGATCACCGACTTCGGCATGGTGCAATTCGTTCAAACGACGGATATGGTCCAGCGTGCTGCGGCGAACACCGGCGTTGATACCATCGGGGTTGTTCAAATACAGTACCGGATCCTTGCCGGACCGGAATCGCACCCCTTGATGCTTCGACGGCAAAAAACCGGCTCCCCAAAGCCGGTCGTAAAGAGCCTGACCACCGCGATTGGACGTCATCGCCACGAAGGCAGGCAGGTTCTCGTTCTCGCTGCCCAGACCGTAACTCATCCAGGCACCGATACTGGGCCGGCCGGCTAGCTGGAATCCTGACTGAAAGAAGGTGATGGCCGGATCGTGGTTGATCGCTTCGGTGTGCATCGACCGGATGAAGCAAACGTCGTTGACAACATTGGCCAGATGCGGCAGCAGTTCTTTGTTCAGCCAGGCGCCGCTGCTGCCGCACTGGGCAAAGTCAAAGGCGGAACTGGCCACTGGAAATCGAGTCTGGCCGGCCGTCATTCCGGTCAACCGCTGGCCGCCGAAAACCGATTCGGGCACATCGCTGCCGTGCAGTTTGGCTAATTCGGGCTTGTAGTCGAACAAGTCCAATTGGGTAGGGCCGCCACTTTGGAACAGATAGATCACACGTTTTGCCTTCGGCGCAATCGCACGCGTCGCGGCTTCGGACAGCCCATTGCCCGAAAGCAGTCCGGCCAGCGCGGCCGCCCCCAATCCTTTCACGCCGCTTCCAAAGAAATAGCGACGCGTCATTTCCAAACGAGACTGTTCCCGCAGGAGCTCGCTGTTCACCATGTCACTCATTCGAAATCACCTGGTCCAAGTTCAACAGCACGTTTGCGATCGCTGTGTAAGCCGCCAATCGAGCGGGATTCAAATCGGCGTTCACGGCAGTTGACCCTGTCGCGATCAATTTCCCCGCGGCCTCGGGATCCGCCCGATAGATGGACCAGTATTCGGCCGCCGCGTCTTCTAGAATCGCTCGTTCGTGGTCGCTTGGATCGCAAGCGGTCACGCAGCGAAATCCAAACCCGATGGGATCGCCTTCGCCTTCACGGATCATCCGGCTAGCAAGATGACGTGCCGCTTCGACAAACGCAGTCTCGTTCAACAACGTCAACGCTTGCAGGGGCGTATTGGTGCGTTTGATTCCCACCCAACAGGACTCGCGATCGGCAGCATCCAAAATCGCCATACTGGGCGGGTTCACCGTCCGTTTCCAAGTTGTATACAGACTGCGACGAAACAGATCCGCCCCCTTGGATTGGCGATAGCGCTGGCCCATCGACATTTCGATCCACAGATCATCGGGCTGATAGGGGCTGACCGATGGACCACCCACCGTTTCCACCAACAGACCACTGACGAACAGTGCTTGGTCACGAAGCACCGGACCGGGCAATCGAGTTCGCGGTCCGCGTGCAAGCAACCGGTTCGCTGGATCACGCTGCAAATGTTCGGGCGTCATGTTGGACGACTGACGGTAGGTCGCGCTGGTAACGATCAATCGCTGCATGCCGGCGACATCCCACTGCGTTCGAAGAAACTCGGTCGCAAGCCAATCCAGCAATCCGCGGTGGCTGGGCATATCGCCTTGGATTCCAAAATCTTCCGTGGTTTGAACGATCCCGGTGCCGAAGTACTTTTGCCAATATCGATTGACGGTCACCCGCGCCGTCAACGGGTTCTGGTCCGACACGATCCATTTCGCCAGCCCCAGGCGGTTGCGTGGCAGATCGGCCGACATCGGCGGCAGTACCGCGGGAACGTCCCGTTCGACTTGATCCCCCAAGTCGTGATAGACCCCGCGAACTCGGACGAAGGTCGGTTTGGGATTCGGATCTTCTGCCATCACCATGCATGTCGGAAGCGTTGCCGCATACTGTTGGCGATTGGCGATGGCATCCAAATAGGTCTGATAGACATCACGTCCAGGACCATTTTCGTAGAACGCCGCACGCAGCTTGGCTGTTTGTCGATCGGTCCGCTTCGGCGGATCGATGTTCGCGATTTCGCGGACCGTGGCGGGCTCGGCGATGACCAAAGCTTCGTCCGGTGTCAGTTCGTGCGAATCGTACCGAACCTCGTCGATCGATCCGGTAAAGTTTGGCCCATGCGGCCCGCCGCCGATACGCAGCGGATCCGACTTCCCCGCTCCGCCGGTGTTGCTGTTGGTGTTCAGTTCGACGGTGACTGGAACCGCGACTCCGTCCAGATAGATTTTCTGTGCGGTGGCACGCTGCGACCCATCATTGCTGACGCTCACGTGGACCCATTCGCCAGGGGCCAGTTTCGATTGGGTAACGACCACCCCGGCACCGGCAACCCAGCGACTGATCACGCTGAACACCAGATGACCGTCACGCAGTTCGACAGAAACTCCTTTGCGTCCCATTCCGGTCTCTTGACGTGATAGCACGACGCCGTGCTTCACCGCGGTGGGCCGAATCCAAAATGAAAGACTGTAAGGTTCGGCACAACTGAAATCGGTGAACCGGGACTTCGCTTTTTTGACCTTACCTGTCGATCGATTGGCAACCGCAATGACCGTGTCGCCGTCGCACTTCAAGGCGTCGCCCACAGGCCCCGGTTCGTAACGTTCGGTTCCCGATTGAACTTTGGAATCCGCCGGCAAGGTACCGCTGAATGCGTAATGCTGTCGCAGACCACGTCGCACCAAGGTTTGGTTTGTGGGTGCTTGTTTGCCAGATCGTTGGTGACCAGCGGATAAATTGGTCGTGTCGTTACCATCGGCAATCAAAGCTTCCCATTTGTGTTGGGAAGCAACCATGGTCGCCGATTTCAGCGCAGCCTCGGCATCTTCGACACGTCGATCGAGTCCATCGAGTCGTTGCTGCTGCGCTGCAGTCGGTGCCAGGATGTAGGGTTCCGAATTCCCGGCCTTGATCGCACGACCGGCTTCGGGAACGTTGTTGAAGTACGCAATCAACTGGTAATAGTCTTTTTGCGACACAGGATCGTATTTGTGATCATGACATCGCGCACACCCCATCGTCAGCCCTAACCAGACCGTGCTGGTCGTATCAACTCGATCGACCGCATTTTCCAGCAGGAACTCATCGACCACGATTCCGGCTTCGGAGTTATACCGATGGTTGCGGTTGAATCCGGTGGCAATCAACTGATCGATGCTAGGGTTGGGAAGCAGGTCGCCGGCCAGCTGTTGGATCGTAAACTGATCGAACGGCATATTTCGGTTGTACGCATCGATCACCCAATCCCGCCAACGCCACATCACACGCGGTCCATCGAATTGATAGCCGTCGGTATCTGCAAATCGTGCGGCATCCAACCATGGCATCGCCATTTGCTCGCCATAGCGTGGCGACTTTAGCAACCGATCGACGACGCGTTCGTAGGCATCCGGTCGCTGATCGTCCAGGAAATCCGCCACTTCCTGGGGCGTCGGCGGCAAACCGGTCAGATCCAAAGTGACTCGCCGAATCAGTTTCGCTTTGGATGCGGGTTCAGCCGGATGAAGCCCTTCGCTTTCCAATCGCGCCAGCACAAACCGATCGATGCCGTTGCGTACCCATGTCGTATCCGCCACCGCGGGCAACGGTGGACGTTCTGGTTGGACGAACGCCCAATGTTGCCCCCAAACGGCGCCCTGACGGACCCAACGGACCAGGGTTTGCTTTTCCGCATCTGTCAGCAACCGCCGCGCATCCGGTGGCGGCATCACCTCGCCGGCATCGTCGGTCAGCAGTCGCCGCACGAATTCGCTGTCCTGGGGTTGGAACGGGACGATCACCGGCGATCCGTCTGGATCCCCCTTGGCAGCCGATTCCAGATCGAATCGCAAGTCCGCCTGGCGTGCCTGTGGATCAGGGCCGTGACAGGGAAAGCAGGTGTCCGAAAGGATCGGCAGCACGTCGCGATCAAACCGTATTTCATTGTCCAGTTCGGCTGCGACACCATCGATGCCTAAGCCGAACCAACAGATCAACCATGCCCCTGGCAGCCATCGCCATCGTTTCACGAGACTGCTAGAAACCATATCGTCAAATTCCTAGAAGCAGTGGGAAGGCGAGGCTAGGATACGAGCAGATTGACAGATTGTCGAATCAGCCAACATTGGCTGGATGCCAGATGCGATGGTGATCGCGAGATTGCATTCTACTTGCTCGGACGCATCGCCCAGTGCGCCAAATGCATCGGCAGCGTATTGGTGATCGGCCGCTTGGACACGTGCTGGATCAGATGAGTCTGGCCGTCTCGGGTGAACGAGACACTGTTGGCCATGCGATTCCCTGATTTGGCTTCGACGACGAACGTGGCTAGAACGACCGGCTGCTTAGTCATGTCTTGCCCTACGGAGCCAGTTCTAGCGTTTTTGGTACGCCCTCTCGGTAGCGATGAATTTCGAGAGCCCAGTTCGACGCACTTCACGTCCTGGTCCTCTGCCGACAACCATTCCAACAGCGACGACTTGGCGGCTTCGGTCACCGATTCTAGCGCCCCCGTGTTTTCGTCTTCCACACCGGGATGAAGCGAAGCGATCAGAACATCACCGTTCTCGGAGTTCATCCACGCTTCGCAGTTCGCCCCCTGGTTCAGATGATCGACTTGTTGCCGATCCACCGGTTTCCAGGGTGCCGGAGGTTTGCTGGGCAACAGGTCGCCCGCCACAGATGGCATCGCAGCCAAGAACACCAACACAATGGAAAGTGAAATACGCATTGCTAACTCCGAAGGACCTTGCACGTCACCGCCGACAAGCGGTGCACGCGTCAAACCGCGCGTGGCCCCACCCCGCTTGGGGGAACCCAAGGAACCACGCCTCTGGGATTCAGAGTAAGGCTTCCGCGAAAGAGATGCAATCAAATTCGTGCCACCGCCGCGCCCGATCACCGCCGCGCCCGATCACCGGCGTGCCCGATCACCGGCGCCGGCCCTGCAACACTTCCCAGACCAGCGATTTAGCCGCGTCGATCCCGCACCGCTTTGGCCAGATCATCCAAGATTCCGATCGTGTCGTCCCAACCGATACAGGAATCCGTGACGCTGACGCCACGTTGAAGTGGATCGCTGCTCAGTTTTTGGTTTCCTTCGATCAAATTGCTCTCGATCATGACCCCCATCACTCGCTTGTCACCGTCGGCGACTTGGCTGCACACGTCACGACAAACGTAGCGTTGGCGTTTAAAAATTTTGCGGCTATTGGCATGCGAACAATCGACCATGATCCGCGGCGACAGCTTGGCTTTTTCAAGAGCCGCCGATGCCATGTCGATACTGGCCGCGTCGTAGTTGGTGTGAATTCCGCCTCGCATGATCACGTGACAGTCTTCGTTGCCTGAGGTCGCAAAGATGGCCGAGGTCCCGTCTTTGGTGACCGACAGAAAATGGTGCGGCCGGCTGGCGCTGCAGATCGCATCGACGGCAATCTGGACATTCCCGCTGGTACCGTTCTTGAATCCGACCGGGCAGGACAAACCCGACGCCAATTCGCGGTGCCCCTGGCTTTCGGTCGTCCGTGCACCGATCGCGCCCCAGGAAACCAGATCCGCCACGTATTGAGGTGAAATCAGATCCAAAAACTCGGTCCCCGTCGGCAGGCCCAACGCATTGATGTCTCGCAGCAGTCCGCGAGCGGTCCGAAGCCCTCGATTGATCTCGAAACTGTCATCCAGCCCGGGATCGTTGATCAACCCTTTCCAGCCGACCGTGGTCCGAGGCTTTTCGAAATAGACTCGCATCACGATCAACAGGTCCGCCGCATGCTTCTGTTGCTGGGCTGCCAACAATTCCGCGTACTCACGCGCCGCGTCGGGATCATGGATCGAACACGGACCGACGACGACCACCATCCGGTCATCACGGTAGTGCAGCACGTCCTGGATTCCGCGCCGGCCTTCTAAAACCGTCTTGGCGACGTCCGATTCGACGGGAATTTCGTCGATCAGTTGACGAGGTGGCAACAGGTCCTTGATGGCACCGATCCGCAGGTCGTCGGTACGCTGGTCATCGGTTCGCTGGCTTGGAACGGGATTGGTCATGAAGTCGGGGGGGGCGAAAACCGAGGTGGGCTGGGAAGCTTGGGGGGAAATGCACTTCATCGAGACAGCCGGTGAAATGTCCGCTGGAAAGCCATCGTATCTAAGAAAATGAAAATCTTCGACCAGCGAGCAAAAAACTTTGCCGCCGAAGTTCCGCAGACGCCCGTCACCGAGGGCCTGGACCACCAGGGCCAGCCACCAGCGAAGATCTGCTAGTCGCCGCAAATTGCCCCATGAAACACGATCGGTGTGGAGCCAAAGGGTGGATTTTCGTATGGGTAAGTATCCCGATTGCCGTTTCGACGTTTTTTTCGGGTCGTCATTCGTCTTGCCCCCACTTTTCAACACCCCTTCATGCCGCGGTCGATGATGACTCGTCCCAACCATTCGACGTCCCCACGCGATTGCCTGATGCCGCGTTTGGGCGGAAATCTGCATTTCGCCGGATATCCGCGTGCCGCAGCCTGTCCGGTTTGGACCTGGTTGATGATGGCTGCGATCGCGGCGTCGACGTGCGCTGTGACGGCAACCGCCCAGAACATCACCTATTCGGCCCCCTATTCGTCGACGGTCTATCCCAGCTCGTCGTATCCCAGCTCGTCGTATCCCAGCTCGTCGTATCCCAGCCAGTCGTATCCCAGCTCGTCGTATCCGGTCACTTCGTATCCCAGTTCGTCGTATCCCACGAATTCCTATCCTTCGTCGGGCTACGTCAGCGGCCAAAGCGTGATCATCGAATCGTCGCCAACCGTGATCACCGGTTCCAGCTATCCCACTAGCAGTTACCCCAGCAACAGTTACCCAAGCACCAGCTACCCGGCGACCAACCACACTTCATCGGGGACCACGACGAACACGTCCTCTTCGTCGTTGCCCCAACACGGTTCCAGCTCGCAAACGACGTCAACGAAATCGACAGATTCCCGGATGCAGATCCCCACACTGCAGCCGCGGACCGCATCCACCGCGAACGACCAGTCCAAGAGCCAAGCGGATGATGGCGAATCGCCATTTCGCCACAACAATGCGTTCCGGCGGGATGCCGATTCCATGGACGAAGCCGACGCACAACTGATCAGCAACCGAATTCTTCCGGCACGATCGCGTTACCCAATCAATCGCGGCCTGGAATACGATCGGCAGCCGGAAAACTATCTGTCGCCGTACCGCATCTCCATGATTCAAGCGGCAAGGGAATCAGCGAACCGGTTCCGCCAATACGCACAGACGGCCTCTCCGATTGCGGCCGACGTCGCTGACCAAAACGCTGCTTTCGCAGACCAGTGGGCAGAACTTGCCACGACCTATGGCGAACTGGCCACGCGAGTCACCGATGCTCAGAACGACCTGGATTCGACCAGCCGCGATTTCGACGATGTCACCGCCAAGATCACTCACTACGGTCTGACGCCAACCGTCGGCATGTTGTTGAGGCACAAGAAGGACCAACTGGCCCAATGGCGGGTCAATGATTCCATGACGTTGCTTGCCGGCGGTGAACTCAGCCGATCACGCCAAAGACAGCTGGAAATCGAGATGGTCCGCTACGACGGATCGGATCCAGCGATCGAATCGGAAGAAATCCTAAAACAAGCCGGGCTAGATCCCACCCACGCCAGCCGCCAATTGTTGCTCGGCGATGTCCAGGATCTGCTTCGTCAACGCTATCACTGGGTCAATTCGCTTCGCCAGGGATATCAGGACTATCAGCAAAAACTTGGCGAACTGGATTCGGCGACCACGGCCGCGGCGCAGCTGACCGCCGAATATCAAACGCTGATCAACCGACACATCACTTGGATTCGCAGTGACGAACCACTCGGGTTTTCGGACCTTTCGAAAATCAAAGGTGGACTATCGGCGCTGTTCGATTCGCGTCGCAGCGAAGCTTTTGGGTTTTCGTTTGGGCGCAAGTGGAACGACAATCCGATCGCCGGATTGGGGCTGATGCTGTCGTTCATCTTGATTTTCTTTGCCCGTTGGCGTGCCAAATCATGGTTGGTCAGCATCGGTGCTAGAAAACGATTGGAGGACGCGTCGGACAGCACTCGCAAACTAGTCGCAGGAATCCTCACCATCTTGGTCGCCATCGCGATTCCGGGACAACTGTATGCAATCGCTTATTGGCTGGGCAGTGGAATCGTTTCCGAGTCCACGCTGAACGCATCGACCGCCATCTATGCCGCCGCCCTGGTGGCCTGGTTCATTGAAATCCCACGCCAATTGCTGCGAAATTTGGGTTACATCCACAAACACGTCGCCGTCGAACTGCCACGTCGCGAACGAGCGTCGACCTACTTGTCGGTGATCGGATTCGGTTTGGTTTTGTCCGCCTATTTGATCACGTTGACCGGGCTGATTGATCACGGAATGTGGCGAGGATCACTGACGCGTTTCGCATTCATCGCAACGATGATGCTGGTCACCTGGACATTCCACTTAGCCCTGCGACCGACCGGTGGGTTCCTAGAACCGATGATCGCCAAGTTCGGGGGCGCTGTGATCCACCGGGTTCGCGTCCTGATCTATCTTGCCGGGATCGGATTCCCGCTGGCAATGATTGGACTCTCGACGCTTGGGTACGGATTCACTGCGAACGAATTGATCATGCGAGCGATCATATCGATGGCCTGCATGCTGACCGCGGCGACGCTATGGCCAGGTGTCAAAATACTGTCCGCTCGCGCCTGGCACGCACTGACCGGTGCCGGCCCCAAGTCGCCTTCGAAAGACGAGTACGGAACGATCCCATCGCAGGACGAAGCGCACGTCACCGGTGCCTTGGGCGAGCACTTTTTGGAACTGAAGCATCACTTGGCGTTTCTGTGCCAATGCACACTAGTCGTGCTAGCGGTAGTGTGTTTCGCATGGCTGTGGATCGACGTTTTCCCGAATGCACGCATGGGGAATCCCGTCGTCTGGACGATCCAGGACACGGTCACTCAGTCCGCACTGGATGCCACCGGCCAAACCACCACGCATTCGATCACCGAAGAAACTCCGATCACGGCGCTGCACCTGTTGTTGGCAGCGGCGACTCTGTTTGTGGCTTTTCAATTGGCCAAACTATTGCCGGCCCTATTCGATGCCTTGGTTCTGCAACGGGTATCGTTTGATGAAGGCATGGAACACTTTTCGTTGGTGCTGGGCCGGTTTCTGTTGTTTGGCGTCGGCTGCCTTGTAGCCAGCAACCTGGTCGGCATCCGCTGGCAAACGATCCAGTGGTTGGCTGTCGGTTTGACGATCGGGTTGGGATTCGGATTGCAAGACATGGTCCGCAACCTGTTCGGCGGGCTGATCGTGTTGTTCGAAAAACCGGCTCGCCTTGGCGATTTCATCTCGGTCGGCAAAGTCACCGGGCGGATCGCGGCACAGAAGCTGCGTACGACCGTGTTGTCGGACGACGAAGGCCGCGAAGTCATCATCCCCAACAAGAACTTCGTCAGCGAAGAAGTGGTCAATTGGATGGGAGCCGGGCGATTGAACGTGATCCCCATCGAAGTCGCCGTCACTCGCGACGAACGACCTGCCGACATCTGTCGGCTGCTCTACGAGTTAGTGCTAGAACAAGACGACGTTCTGCTGACCCCAGCACCGCAAGCGACGCTGGTTTGCATCGGTCAACGGTCGCAACGAATCGAAGTTCGTGCTTGGATCGAAGAGGGCCAGGACGCACACCGATTCCGCGATTCTCTACTGACGGTGACTCGGCGGTTCCTGGAAGAACGAAAACTGTTGGCGAAAAATCAGCCAACTCAACCAAGCATCCATGAAGCCGGTGACGAACCAAGACGAAGCCCTTTCCACCCCAAAAACGCTCGCAAACGATCCGCGTAAAGGTCAACGCATGTTCGGTGCGAAGGACGCCATCGGGTGATCGAATTTGTGCTTCGAGCGTGTGTCGGCGGACGAATGTTTCTGGACGCCCGTGGCATGACGCCCAGCGGCTCATGATCCCACTTGCAAAGTTGAATCAATCGACGGCATGCCGAAAAGTTAGCCGACGTTATCTCCCGCGACTTGTACGTCCGCGGCCAGCCTGACCTCGATCCGAGTGCACCGCGCCGGTATGTCCTCGATCCGAGTGCACCGCGCCGGCATGGCTCTGATCCGAGTGGACATGCCCTTGCGTCTGAGTCGATCGGGCGTGGACGGAGAAACCGTCGGCATCATAGATCGGTGCCTGCGACGTGTGCCCGTTCCTAAAATGGTCCGCGGATGCCGATCCATGACCATGGGAATGGTAGGTCGATCGTGCTGGCGATGCCGTATCGAATGCAGGACGTCCAGACGAATA
Protein-coding regions in this window:
- a CDS encoding DUF1501 domain-containing protein — its product is MSYPPHITERSRRYFLGQCGIGLGKMAAAGLLTGSLGGAGAARAATEARASSQAGDPPTPSNALTSRQPHFAPRAKAVIHLFMAGAPSQLELFDPKPTLSQLEGKPLPPSVIGNQRYAFIQPDAAVLGPQFSFDQYGDSGAVLGQPMAALGKVADEICFIRSCTTDQFNHAPAQIFFNTGFSQPGRPCLGSWTLYGLGSETQDLPAFVVLSTGAGVSGGTALWSSGFMPTLYTGVPFRSGRDPILNVATPDKFTGKLQHDTFDVINQLNAQRLSRVGDPEIATRMASYEMAARLQTTAPELMNLGSESQETLDLYGCQPEKPSFARACLLARRMVQRGVRFINIYHSGWDAHSNVKGNSESNCKQTVQATAGLIQDLKRHGLLDETLVIWGGEFGRTPMVETNPSLGRLAGRDHHPQAFTMWMAGGGVKRGTTYGATDEFGFHITENPVHVHDIQATIMHLLGFDHERLTYHHAGRDFRLTDVHGRVVHDLIA
- a CDS encoding DUF1501 domain-containing protein, producing the protein MSDMVNSELLREQSRLEMTRRYFFGSGVKGLGAAALAGLLSGNGLSEAATRAIAPKAKRVIYLFQSGGPTQLDLFDYKPELAKLHGSDVPESVFGGQRLTGMTAGQTRFPVASSAFDFAQCGSSGAWLNKELLPHLANVVNDVCFIRSMHTEAINHDPAITFFQSGFQLAGRPSIGAWMSYGLGSENENLPAFVAMTSNRGGQALYDRLWGAGFLPSKHQGVRFRSGKDPVLYLNNPDGINAGVRRSTLDHIRRLNELHHAEVGDPEIQTRIAQYEMAFRMQTSVPELTDVSGESEHTFRLYGEDARKPGTYAYNVLLARRLSERGVRFVQLFHRGWDTHNGLVKQLRSRCRETDQASAGLITDLKQRGLLDETLVVWGGEFGRTVYCQGELGKATYGRDHHPRCFTMWMAGGGVQGGMTYGETDDYSYNITQNPVSVHDLHATMLHQLGIDHEKLTYKFQGRHYRLTDVHGQVVKDVLA
- a CDS encoding DUF1553 domain-containing protein codes for the protein MVSSSLVKRWRWLPGAWLICWFGLGIDGVAAELDNEIRFDRDVLPILSDTCFPCHGPDPQARQADLRFDLESAAKGDPDGSPVIVPFQPQDSEFVRRLLTDDAGEVMPPPDARRLLTDAEKQTLVRWVRQGAVWGQHWAFVQPERPPLPAVADTTWVRNGIDRFVLARLESEGLHPAEPASKAKLIRRVTLDLTGLPPTPQEVADFLDDQRPDAYERVVDRLLKSPRYGEQMAMPWLDAARFADTDGYQFDGPRVMWRWRDWVIDAYNRNMPFDQFTIQQLAGDLLPNPSIDQLIATGFNRNHRYNSEAGIVVDEFLLENAVDRVDTTSTVWLGLTMGCARCHDHKYDPVSQKDYYQLIAYFNNVPEAGRAIKAGNSEPYILAPTAAQQQRLDGLDRRVEDAEAALKSATMVASQHKWEALIADGNDTTNLSAGHQRSGKQAPTNQTLVRRGLRQHYAFSGTLPADSKVQSGTERYEPGPVGDALKCDGDTVIAVANRSTGKVKKAKSRFTDFSCAEPYSLSFWIRPTAVKHGVVLSRQETGMGRKGVSVELRDGHLVFSVISRWVAGAGVVVTQSKLAPGEWVHVSVSNDGSQRATAQKIYLDGVAVPVTVELNTNSNTGGAGKSDPLRIGGGPHGPNFTGSIDEVRYDSHELTPDEALVIAEPATVREIANIDPPKRTDRQTAKLRAAFYENGPGRDVYQTYLDAIANRQQYAATLPTCMVMAEDPNPKPTFVRVRGVYHDLGDQVERDVPAVLPPMSADLPRNRLGLAKWIVSDQNPLTARVTVNRYWQKYFGTGIVQTTEDFGIQGDMPSHRGLLDWLATEFLRTQWDVAGMQRLIVTSATYRQSSNMTPEHLQRDPANRLLARGPRTRLPGPVLRDQALFVSGLLVETVGGPSVSPYQPDDLWIEMSMGQRYRQSKGADLFRRSLYTTWKRTVNPPSMAILDAADRESCWVGIKRTNTPLQALTLLNETAFVEAARHLASRMIREGEGDPIGFGFRCVTACDPSDHERAILEDAAAEYWSIYRADPEAAGKLIATGSTAVNADLNPARLAAYTAIANVLLNLDQVISNE